Proteins found in one Bicyclus anynana chromosome 26, ilBicAnyn1.1, whole genome shotgun sequence genomic segment:
- the LOC112053457 gene encoding heat shock 70 kDa protein cognate 5 — translation MLTATRVISRKALECSGFTSEIYTHRNFSTVLKNSAAPTVPIYQRHGVQYRNKSEGVRGAVIGIDLGTTNSCVAVMEGKSPKVVENSEGSRTTPSHVAFTKEGERLVGMPAKRQAVTNSGNTFYATKRLIGRRFDDPEVQKDMKNLSYKVVRASNGDAWVQGSDGKVYSPSQIGAFVLMKMRETAEAYLNTSVKNAVVTVPAYFNDSQRQATKDAGQIAGLNVLRVINEPTAAALAYGMDKTDDKIIAVYDLGGGTFDISVLEIQKGVFEVKSTNGDTLLGGEDFDNVIVNFLVDEFKRDQGLDIRKDAMAMQRLKEAAEKAKIELSGSLQTDINLPYLTMDASGPKHMNLKMTRSKLESLVGDLIKRTVGPCQRALQDAEVSRTDIGEVLLVGGMTRMPKVQQTVQEIFGRAPSRAVNPDEAVAVGAAVQGGVLAGDVTDILLLDVTPLSLGIETLGGVFTKLITRNTTIPTKKSQVFSTAADGQTQVEIKVHQGEREMATDNKLLGQFSLIGIPPAPRGVPQIEVTFDIDANGIVHVSARDKGTGKEQQIVIQSSGGLSKDEIENMVKAAEQFAAADKGRRERVEAANQAEGVLHDTETKMDEYKAQLPQDECDKLRVEMGKLRELLAQKDSAEPEAIRSATGQLQQASLKLFEQAYKKMAAEREGQSQSQSQTQGEQQQEEKKEEKKN, via the exons ATGCTAACGGCTACGCGGGTGATAAGCCGAAAGGCTTTGGAGTGTTCCGGCTTCACGTCCGAAATATACACACACAGGAATTTCTCTACAGTTCTCAAAAAT AGCGCGGCACCAACAGTTCCTATCTACCAAAGGCATGGCGTGCAATACAGAAATAA GTCAGAGGGAGTGCGCGGCGCAGTCATTGGTATTGACTTGGGGACAACCAATTCCTGTGTTGCGGTTATGGAAGGAAAATCTCCCAAG GTGGTGGAGAACAGTGAAGGCTCCCGCACCACCCCCTCCCACGTGGCGTTCACCAAGGAGGGGGAGCGTCTGGTGGGCATGCCGGCCAAGAGGCAGGCAGTCACCAACAGTGGCAACACCTTCTACGCGACGAAACGCCTCATAGGGCGCCGCTTTGACGACCCCGAAGTTCAGAAGGATATGAAGAATCTGTCATACAAGGTTGTGAGAGCGTCGAACGGTGATGCTTGGGTGCAAG GTTCGGATGGCAAAGTGTACTCGCCCAGCCAGATCGGTGCCTTCGTGCTGATGAAGATGAGGGAGACTGCCGAGGCGTACCTCAACACCAGCGTCAAGAACGCCGTGGTGACCGTGCCCGCGTACTTCAACGACTCGCAACGACAGGCCACCAAGGATGCTG GTCAAATCGCCGGGCTCAACGTGCTGCGAGTGATCAACGAGCCGACGGCGGCGGCGCTCGCCTACGGCATGGACAAGACCGATGACAAGAT TATTGCTGTGTACGATCTGGGCGGCGGCACCTTCGACATATCCGTGCTGGAGATACAGAAGGGCGTGTTCGAGGTGAAGTCCACCAACGGAGACACGCTGCTGGGAGGGGAGGACTTCGACAACGTCATCGTCAACTTCCTGGTGGACGAGTTCAAGAGGGAC CAAGGTCTGGACATCCGCAAGGACGCGATGGCGATGCAGCGGCTGAAGGAGGCGGCGGAGAAGGCCAAGATCGAGCTGTCGGGCTCGCTGCAGACGGACATCAACCTGCCCTACCTCACCATGGACGCCTCGGGGCCCAAGCACATGAACTTGAAG ATGACTCGTTCGAAACTGGAGTCGCTGGTGGGAGACCTGATCAAGCGCACGGTGGGCCCGTGCCAGCGCGCGCTGCAGGACGCCGAGGTGTCGCGCACCGACATCGGCGAGGTGCTGCTGGTCGGCGGCATGACCAGGATGCCCAAG GTCCAGCAAACAGTGCAAGAGATATTCGGTCGTGCGCCCTCGCGCGCAGTCAACCCTGACGAGGCGGTGGCGGTGGGCGCGGCCGTGCAGGGCGGCGTGTTAGCTGGCGACGTGACCGACATCCTGCTGCTGGACGTGACGCCGCTGTCGCTGGGCATCGAGACCCTGGGCGGCGTGTTCACCAAGCTCATCACGAGGAACACCACCATACCCACGAAGAAGAGCCAGGTGTTCTCCACCG CGGCGGACGGTCAAACCCAAGTCGAGATCAAAGTCCACCAGGGCGAGCGCGAGATGGCGACGGACAACAAACTGCTCGGCCAGTTCTCTCTCATCGGCATACCGCCCGCGCCGCGCGGCGTGCCGCAGATCGAGGTCACCTTCGACATCGACGCCAACGGCATCGTACACGTGTCTGCCAGGGACAAGGGCACTGGCAAGGAGCAACAGA TCGTGATCCAGTCGTCGGGCGGGCTGTCCAAGGACGAGATCGAGAACATGGTGAAGGCGGCCGAGCAGTTCGCGGCGGCGGACAAGGGGCGGCGCGAGCGGGTGGAGGCGGCCAACCAGGCGGAGGGCGTGCTGCACGACACCGAGACCAAGATGGACGAGTACAAGGCGCAGCTGCCGCAGGACGAG TGTGACAAGCTGCGCGTGGAGATGGGCAAGCTGCGCGAGCTGCTGGCGCAGAAGGACAGCGCCGAGCCGGAGGCGATCCGCAGCGCCACCGGCCAGCTGCAGCAGGCCAGCCTCAAGCTGTTCGAGCAAGCCTACAAGAAG ATGGCAGCAGAACGCGAGGGACAGTCTCAATCTCAATCCCAGACGCAAGGAGAACAACAACAAGAGGAGAAGAAAGAAGAGAAGAAGAACTAA
- the LOC128199632 gene encoding transcription factor ces-2-like: protein MDHSMLYELDPVCGSTASTHNSAVTALRLLRSYNHFVVPPDARGMVPLLASLPPPCLPSYCQHLPLCSPLSTNGIPSLTPCDESRRRGEKRPIPSEMKDEKYFERRRRNNQAAKKSRDARRMREDQSVIFSFQIAWRACLLEQENASLRAHVNALRQETLALRALLAARDEAPAPTSTTVD from the exons ATGGATCACAGCATGCTGTACGAACTGGACCCAGTGTGTGGATCAACAGCCAGCACTCACAACAGCGCTGTCACTGCGCTTCGACTGTTGCGAAGCTATAACCATTTTGTGGTACCACCTG ATGCCCGTGGTATGGTCCCGCTGCTTGCGTCTCTACCGCCGCCATGTCTGCCGTCCTACTGCCAGCACTTACCACTTTGCTCACCGC TATCTACAAATGGTATCCCGAGCTTGACCCCCTGCGACGAGTCGCGCCGGAGAGGAGAGAAGAGGCCCATACCCTCGGAGATGAAGGACGAGAAGTACTTCGAGAGGCGGAGGAGGAACAACCAGGCTGCCAAGAAGTCCAGAGATGCGAGACGCATGAGAGAAGACCAG tcggttattttttcttttcagatagcatggcgCGCTTGCCTCCTGGAGCAAGAGAACGCATCTCTCCGTGCGCACGTCAACGCATTGCGTCAAGAGACTCTTGCGTTGCGTGCGTTACTGGCCGCGAGGGATGAGGCGCCCGCACCTACCTCTACAACTGTCGACTAG